A stretch of Fusarium poae strain DAOMC 252244 chromosome 2, whole genome shotgun sequence DNA encodes these proteins:
- a CDS encoding hypothetical protein (MEROPS:MER0017177): MDLSKLNKKTLEVSRGFTYTYYTSPAAAGKPALILFHGWPDTAKLWAGLINNYIVPNGYGVVALDCLGYGGTSKPTDLEAYAWQHMTADAVEILDAEQLDTVISVGHDWGSVICQRLYNFYPSRVSGLVMVNVAYVPPLGRFDLDTVNKATKEKYGHGSYEYWHFFTADDSTALMAKNLDSVYTVAFGDPYTWLDNWVSPGGMRKYVTEGRTQPTLSYTTAEHKQDFVERFGKEGGFDAPSCWYKAFAFGVQSRADKLVSGDSKIVKVPAFFWGGEQDFVCRPAVLQDNIDDGYLADITSVTRQGGHWALLEKPEEFGQDVFGWLEATEFTK, from the coding sequence ATGGATTTGTCGAAACTCAACAAAAAGACCCTGGAGGTCTCCCGTGGCTTCACCTACACGTACTATACCTCCCCCGCAGCCGCCGGCAAGCCTGCGCTCATTCTATTTCATGGTTGGCCTGATACAGCTAAGCTTTGGGCTGGCTTGATCAACAATTATATTGTCCCAAATGGCTATGGTGTTGTCGCTCTCGATTGTCTTGGCTATGGTGGTACTTCTAAACCTACCGACCTGGAAGCATATGCCTGGCAACACATGACTGCCGATGCTGTCGAGATCCTGGATGCTGAACAGTTGGATACTGTTATTTCTGTCGGCCATGACTGGGGTAGCGTGATTTGTCAACGCTTATACAACTTTTACCCTTCTCGAGTGTCTGGTCTTGTCATGGTTAACGTCGCCTACGTCCCACCTTTGGGAAGATTCGATCTTGACACAGTGAACAAAGCCACCAAGGAAAAATACGGTCATGGTAGCTATGAGTACTGGCACTTTTTTACTGCCGATGACTCTACAGCCCTCATGGCCAAGAATCTCGACTCAGTGTATACTGTAGCTTTCGGTGATCCTTATACTTGGCTCGACAACTGGGTTAGTCCAGGTGGTATGCGCAAGTACGTTACCGAAGGCCGTACACAACCAACTCTATCATACACTACAGCCGAGCACAAGCAGGATTTCGTGGAGAGATTTGGCAAGGAGGGTGGGTTCGATGCGCCAAGTTGTTGGTACAAGGCGTTTGCGTTTGGTGTGCAGAGCAGAGCAGACAAGCTCGTGTCTGGAGATTCCAAGATTGTTAAAGTCCCTGCGTTTTTCTGGGGTGGAGAGCAAGACTTTGTGTGCCGTCCTGCTGTGCTGCAGGATAATATCGATGATGGATATCTAGCGGATATTACGAGTGTTACGAGGCAGGGAGGACACTGGGCTCTTCTTGAGAAGCCTGAGGAGTTTGGCCAAGATGTGTTCGGATGGTTGGAGGCGACTGAGTTTACTAAATAA